Proteins from a single region of Pseudomonas ekonensis:
- the msrP gene encoding protein-methionine-sulfoxide reductase catalytic subunit MsrP has translation MLIKVPQASGCTESDVTPESIYLSRRQLLGATAAGLAMTGLPRWAAAEEAARYADVDPGKAPAWFAEKLPSTQWGAVNLKDEAITPFKDATHYNNFYEFGTDKGDPAANAGSLKTEPWSVVVDGEVGKPGRYALEDFMKPYRLEERIYRLRCVEAWSMVIPWIGFPLSALLKQVEPTSNAKFIRFETLQDPKSMPGQRSGFALIDWPYVEGLRLDEAMHPLAILAVGMYGRELPNQNGAPLRLVVPWKYGFKSVKSIVRISLVSEQPKTTWQSIAANEYGFYANVNPTVDHPRWTQARERRLPNSLFKPNVRDTQMFNGYAEEVASLYAGLDLRKNY, from the coding sequence ATGCTGATCAAAGTCCCCCAGGCGTCCGGTTGCACTGAGTCGGACGTCACGCCCGAATCCATCTACCTGTCCCGTCGGCAACTGCTTGGCGCAACGGCCGCGGGTCTGGCCATGACCGGCCTGCCGCGCTGGGCCGCTGCCGAAGAGGCCGCGCGTTACGCCGATGTCGATCCCGGAAAGGCACCTGCCTGGTTTGCCGAAAAACTGCCCTCCACCCAATGGGGAGCGGTCAACCTCAAGGACGAGGCCATCACGCCGTTCAAGGACGCGACCCATTACAACAACTTCTACGAGTTCGGCACCGACAAGGGTGACCCGGCAGCCAACGCCGGTTCCCTGAAGACCGAACCCTGGAGTGTGGTGGTGGACGGCGAAGTGGGGAAGCCAGGGCGCTATGCGCTGGAGGACTTCATGAAGCCCTACCGGTTGGAGGAGCGGATCTATCGTTTGCGCTGCGTCGAGGCGTGGTCGATGGTCATTCCCTGGATCGGCTTTCCTCTTTCGGCGCTGCTCAAGCAAGTCGAACCGACCTCCAACGCCAAATTCATCCGTTTCGAGACCCTGCAGGATCCCAAGAGCATGCCAGGGCAGCGATCCGGGTTTGCGCTGATCGATTGGCCTTATGTAGAAGGTTTGCGTCTGGATGAGGCGATGCATCCGTTGGCGATTCTGGCGGTCGGCATGTATGGCCGAGAATTGCCGAATCAGAATGGTGCGCCCCTGCGTTTGGTGGTGCCTTGGAAGTACGGCTTCAAGAGCGTGAAATCGATTGTGCGGATCAGTCTCGTGAGCGAGCAGCCGAAGACCACCTGGCAAAGCATCGCGGCGAACGAATACGGCTTTTACGCGAACGTGAACCCGACGGTCGATCACCCGAGGTGGACGCAGGCGCGGGAACGGCGTCTGCCGAACAGCCTGTTCAAGCCGAACGTGCGGGATACGCAGATGTTCAACGGCTACGCGGAGGAGGTTGCCTCACTTTATGCCGGGCTCGACCTGCGGAAGAACTACTGA
- the ilvC gene encoding ketol-acid reductoisomerase: MKVFYDKDCDLSIIQGKKVAIIGYGSQGHAQACNLKDSGVDVTVGLRKGSSTVAKAEAHGLKVTDVATAVAGADLVMILTPDEFQSQLYKNEIEPNIKKGATLAFSHGFAIHYNQVVPRADLDVIMIAPKAPGHTVRSEFVKGGGIPDLIAVYQDASGNAKNVALSYAAGVGGGRTGIIETTFKDETETDLFGEQAVLCGGTVELVKAGFETLVEAGYAPEMAYFECLHELKLIVDLMYEGGIANMNYSISNNAEYGEYVTGPEVINAESRQAMRNALKRIQDGEYAKMFISEGATGYPSMTAKRRNNAAHGIEIIGEQLRSMMPWIGANKIVDKAKN; this comes from the coding sequence ATGAAAGTTTTCTACGATAAAGACTGTGACCTGTCGATCATCCAGGGCAAGAAAGTTGCCATCATCGGTTACGGTTCCCAAGGCCACGCCCAGGCGTGCAACCTGAAGGACTCGGGCGTCGACGTCACCGTCGGCCTGCGCAAAGGTTCGTCCACCGTCGCCAAGGCCGAGGCCCATGGCCTGAAAGTCACCGACGTGGCCACCGCCGTCGCCGGCGCCGACCTGGTCATGATCCTGACCCCGGACGAGTTCCAGTCCCAGCTGTACAAGAACGAAATCGAGCCGAACATCAAGAAGGGCGCCACCCTGGCCTTTTCCCACGGCTTCGCGATCCACTACAACCAGGTCGTTCCGCGTGCCGACCTCGACGTGATCATGATCGCGCCGAAAGCGCCGGGCCACACCGTGCGTTCCGAGTTCGTCAAAGGCGGCGGCATCCCTGACCTGATCGCGGTCTACCAGGACGCTTCGGGCAACGCCAAGAACGTTGCGCTGTCCTACGCGGCTGGCGTCGGCGGCGGCCGTACCGGCATCATCGAAACCACCTTCAAGGACGAGACCGAAACCGACCTGTTCGGCGAACAGGCCGTACTGTGCGGCGGTACCGTCGAGCTGGTGAAAGCCGGTTTCGAAACCTTGGTCGAAGCGGGCTACGCGCCTGAAATGGCCTACTTCGAGTGCCTGCACGAACTGAAGCTGATCGTTGACCTCATGTACGAAGGCGGCATCGCCAACATGAACTACTCGATCTCCAACAACGCCGAGTACGGCGAGTACGTGACCGGCCCGGAAGTGATCAACGCCGAGTCCCGTCAGGCCATGCGCAATGCCCTGAAACGCATTCAGGACGGCGAGTACGCCAAAATGTTCATCAGCGAAGGCGCAACCGGCTACCCTTCGATGACCGCCAAGCGTCGCAACAACGCCGCTCACGGCATCGAAATCATCGGCGAGCAACTGCGCTCCATGATGCCGTGGATCGGTGCCAACAAGATCGTCGACAAAGCCAAAAACTAA
- the pssA gene encoding CDP-diacylglycerol--serine O-phosphatidyltransferase: MSERPEEPNQASDAESLLPVDEHVEEGHDAEGRKVRHRGIYLLPNLFTTANLFAGFYSIINSMSAQAALSAGDAANASKYFAFAAIAIFVAMVLDGLDGRVARMTNTQSAFGAEYDSLSDMVAFGVAPALLAFGWALGDMGKVGWMVAFIYVAGAALRLARFNTQVGTADKRYFIGLASPAAAGVVAGIVWAFSDYGIQGSKMSFLVALMVAAAGMLMVSNIKYNSFKELDLKGRVPFVAILAVVLVFAVVFSDPPRILLLVFLAYAASGPVQYLLHLRRHKNAE, from the coding sequence ATGAGCGAACGTCCTGAAGAGCCGAACCAGGCTTCCGACGCCGAAAGCCTGCTGCCCGTCGACGAGCACGTCGAAGAGGGGCATGACGCCGAAGGCCGTAAAGTCCGGCATCGTGGTATCTATCTTCTGCCGAACCTGTTCACCACCGCGAACCTGTTCGCAGGGTTCTATTCCATCATCAACTCCATGAGCGCCCAGGCCGCATTGAGCGCGGGGGATGCGGCCAATGCGAGCAAGTATTTCGCCTTCGCCGCCATCGCGATCTTCGTCGCCATGGTGCTCGACGGCCTCGACGGCCGCGTCGCGCGGATGACCAACACCCAGAGTGCGTTCGGCGCCGAGTACGACTCGCTGTCCGATATGGTCGCTTTCGGTGTGGCCCCGGCGTTGCTGGCGTTCGGTTGGGCGCTGGGCGACATGGGCAAGGTCGGCTGGATGGTCGCCTTCATTTATGTGGCCGGTGCGGCGCTGCGCCTGGCGCGCTTCAACACTCAGGTCGGCACGGCGGACAAGCGTTACTTCATCGGCCTGGCCAGCCCTGCGGCCGCCGGCGTGGTGGCGGGCATCGTCTGGGCGTTTAGCGATTACGGGATCCAGGGGTCGAAGATGTCATTCCTGGTTGCCCTGATGGTCGCCGCTGCGGGCATGCTGATGGTCAGCAACATCAAGTACAACAGCTTCAAGGAACTGGATCTCAAAGGCCGCGTGCCTTTCGTGGCGATCCTGGCGGTGGTGCTGGTCTTTGCCGTGGTGTTCAGCGATCCGCCGCGCATCCTGCTGCTGGTTTTCCTTGCCTATGCGGCTTCCGGCCCGGTGCAGTACCTGTTGCATCTTCGTCGCCACAAAAACGCCGAGTGA
- the msrQ gene encoding protein-methionine-sulfoxide reductase heme-binding subunit MsrQ — protein MRHTFWRMGVFVASAIWPLLWFYQAFSDLLGPDPGKVLVDRLGLGALVLLLITLSMTPAQKLTGWAGWIAVRRQLGLWCFAYVVVHLFSYMAFILGFDWSQLGVELRKRPYVIVGALAFLGLLALAVTSNRYSQRRLGVRWKKLHRLVYPILGLGLLHMLWIVRADLKEWAVYAFIGASLLLLRIPPVTRRIPRLMGKKRILQEK, from the coding sequence ATGCGGCATACCTTTTGGCGTATGGGCGTTTTCGTCGCCTCGGCGATCTGGCCGTTGCTTTGGTTCTATCAGGCCTTTTCGGACCTGCTCGGGCCGGATCCCGGCAAGGTGCTGGTCGATCGGTTGGGGCTTGGGGCGTTGGTGCTGTTGCTGATCACGCTGAGCATGACGCCGGCGCAGAAACTGACGGGGTGGGCAGGGTGGATTGCCGTCCGCAGGCAGCTGGGCCTTTGGTGCTTTGCTTATGTGGTTGTGCATTTGTTCAGCTATATGGCGTTCATCCTGGGGTTTGATTGGTCGCAGTTGGGTGTTGAGTTGCGCAAGCGTCCCTATGTCATTGTCGGTGCGCTGGCGTTCCTGGGATTGCTGGCGCTTGCCGTCACCTCCAACCGTTACAGCCAGCGTCGGTTGGGTGTCCGTTGGAAGAAGTTGCATCGGCTGGTGTATCCGATCCTCGGGCTTGGGTTGTTGCATATGCTTTGGATCGTAAGGGCTGACCTCAAGGAGTGGGCGGTCTATGCCTTTATAGGTGCTTCTCTATTGTTGCTGCGGATCCCTCCTGTGACGCGTCGGATCCCGCGTTTGATGGGGAAAAAAAGGATTCTGCAAGAAAAGTGA